A stretch of DNA from Rattus rattus isolate New Zealand chromosome 1, Rrattus_CSIRO_v1, whole genome shotgun sequence:
cactgagccgcaccaccagctccccacccctcaccggtttttgtttttttttttttgttttttgttttttgcttttaactttttaatgtgGGGGTCTCAGTGAGAACTAACTCTACAGTCCAGCCTTCTAAGTAGGTGGGGTCATAACTCTGAGCTACCAGTCCAGGGACCTTGAAAACTTAATTGCTATTTGCCCCCCCCCTTGAAAAATCAGTAtgctatcttttaaaatttattttcacaaagacaaaaattcatacacacacacacacacacacacccctaattgttctttctcagcccttcccccaccccgaACCCCCTTCTTCCAGGATCCAGCTCCAAGTGTCTTTTTGGCAGCCCACTGTGTTTAATCAGTGTTGTCTGCACGAGCAGGGATGGGTGAATTATTTACTTGTGAAAGGACAATGCAGTGTAGCTTTGTGACTCTCCCCCCCTCAGTAACCATTAACTGCCTAAAGCTCTCAAGGACGGGTAGGGGCAGCAATGAGCTCCTCCCACACCCAAGGTAGAAATATCGATGGGCCCAGTCTTGTGGTATTTTGGGGGcagttttctttctgctctttatCCCTTGGTTTTGTtcgtgtgttttgtttgtttggttttgtttttttgtttgttttgtttttttgagaggcTATATAGGGAAAAAAAGGAACTAAGGAATTAGGGCTGCCGAGACATGGGTGAAGCATTAGGAGGAATGGCAGGTTTGAATTTATTGTAAATAACTTAAAGATCCATTGCCTTGGCAATCACGAATCTCAGTATCTGAAAACTCCCAGAGCTCCTGTAGCAAGATAGGAGCAGACcagggttaaaaataaataaataaaattcagtttTCATCTCTGATTCAGCTTTCTGTCACATACACTAGACTGCTCCTCACTTACAGGGAAAACTTTACaaaaataagtgtgtgtatagaatacaaaatttaaatttgcTTGTATTGAAGCACGTGTGAGAAGATACTACAGACCCATATTTTATACTGACATTTAAACGTGACTAAGCACTGCTTtgcctatatatacatataataatgtgtgtataatgttatgtgtatataatcatgtattgcatattatatataacacatattatatattaatatattgtatacatcatataatatattaatatatatttttaggttGCAGAATTTCATGGTGTCAGCAGTTCTTTGGAAATAAAACCTCTGATGTGGGTTTTGGATGCAAGTAAGCTTTGGGCAATCATCCGTAAGGGCCTACGTTACTCCTTCTTTATACTTTAAGCTCACAGTGTCACAGTTCCTTGGCCTGGATATATGAACTCTGTGTGCTGTGAGACAAACCCATCGGCATCACCTGTagcctttgtcttttccttttcttctccgtTGTGAATCAGAACACTGACGTATGGGATGGAAATCCACAGAGAAACCATCCTATTTAACAACCCACAGGCGTAGGGTAGGAAGCCGGCAGCCAAGCCGTGGTCAGAGCAGCACCCTGCTTCAGCTCGTGGCCCTGAAAGCTTGTGTTTTCTGATTACCCGTTCTCCAAAAGTCTGTGTTGGGAGATCTGGTAGTTTCCTTCAGGGTTTGTGTAGACCATCTCTGAGAAACTGAAGTTCAAAAAAGGTAACTCTTCCGAAAAGTAACCGGGAGCTAAAAATAACTGTAGAATGAGAGTTGCCCCGTTTTAATTACAATGTATCCCTGACATGCTGTGCCGCAGGGTGATTGATGGACTGGCCCGCTTCAGGCCCTAGCAGAGCACCAGCCTGCACGTGCTTTTCCAtttgcttctatttattttggctttttcgcttgtttgcttgctttttgttcatTGCTgtcttttcttaatttgtttatgCATGtgcgtgcctgtctgtctgtctgtgcaccatgtctaTGCAAGTGCCTATAGGGCCAGAAGAGGAAATAGgaccccaggagctggagttaccattAGAAGGTGCTGgcaaccaaacccaggccctctgtaGGCACAACCGGTCTTGATGATATGGTAGGGTTAGGATTATTTGCTTGcgtttgttttactttatgtttttgaTGGCAAGCCTAGGCAAGGGTTGTAGTTGTTGAGAATAACGTTCAAAGATCATCGTGAGCCTGAAGGTGTTTAAGCTGCTTTTCTGtattccctaaaaaaaaaaaatactcttattgggtggtggtggcaaacacctttaatcccagcactctagaggcataGCAGGCGGATTTCTGtggatttgaggtcagcctgctctgctaaacgagttccaggacagccaaagccacatagtgagaccccactttttcttaaagaaaagcaaaacaaaaccaaaaacaaaacaaatatatatgtgtgcgtgcattgtatatacatacacattatatataatatatatgtatataatgtgtatatataacataaatgtaTGCTATGTAtaccacatatatgtatatatgtgtgtatctatatataagatatatgaatgtatatattatatataatgtgtactATAACATACATAACCAaacttaagaatatatatatatacatatatatatatatacacacacacacatgaatgtctgtataatgtatatatatttattcttatgttTAATGGTAGTTAATATCGtaattatatgtgtgcatgggatACACTGTGACAGTTCAGTACTACCTGGTGAGATCAGGCTACCTGGTGGCTCCATCATCAAACTAAACCACTTCTTTGTGTTGGAAGTATTGCAAATCCCCTCCACAGGCTCCTGAAATAGCCCTGTAATTGCTGTCAGGCAGGGATACCCACTACCTCACTCATTTAAATAGGGGCTAGGGTATCCCTCATGACTTCTTATCTGCTCCTCCTGGGCTTACGCAGAACACCAGACACGTGGCATAAACCTTTACGATCATTTTAAGGTAACACTTCTCTCAGGGAAATAACGATGGAAATTTTGTCGCCATTGGACAGTTAGCATATGCACATTCTCGTGGTTGCTCCTTCCTGGGTCAGCTTCTGTGTTTGTAAAACCCAGGCATGGGATAAACCCTAGCAGCCGTAGACTCTTTCTTGGTGTTGGTGTCTGAACGCCGGTGCACTCTCAGTCCCTCATGACATTTGTTTCCTCCTTTCCGTTTTAAACAGATGACTTTCCCAAACCCCAGATCACGGTCCAGCCGGAAACACAGTCAGCCATAAAGGGCTCCGACGTGAGTTTCACCTGCTCGGCCGCTAGCAGCAGCGACTCCCCTATGACGTTCGCTTGGAAGAAAGACAACGAAGCGCTTCAGGACGCTGAAATGGAGAACTATGCGCACCTCCGGGCCCAGGGAGGCGAGCTGATGGAGTACACCACCATCCTGAGGCTCCGCAACGTGGAATTCGCCAGCGAAGGGAAGTACCAGTGCGTCATCTCCAACCACTTCGGTTCATCGTACTCCGTCAAAGCCAGGCTCACCATCAACAGTGAGTGATCGCTCTCCGCCACTGTTTACAGACAGCAATAGTGTCTATCTGCTCCCTgtcctctgccccacccctccccgccctccccaactctccctccccaacccctccccctttcctttctcatggTTTCCCACCCAGCTCCTTCCCCGCCTCTTGATCACAAAATCACTGTTGGTGATTATTTATATCTCATTAAATGTAGCAGGTTGGACCAGGATTAAAATGAACCAGACACCACTCTCTGGGACACTGTCATGTAAAGGGCCACAGAATATATCTTTAAAGCATATGAACTTTAACTGAGCTCTGGGTGTGAATCCTGCCACTCCTGGTATATGGTTATGTGACTCTTAGCAACTGACTTACCCTCCTTCTTGTATCTCTCATCTTaagagatggggctggagggatggctcagaggttaagagcactggctgctcttctaaagaagCCGTgctcaattcccaccacccacagagcagccgacaactgcctgtaactccctCACACGGACAGACGTGCAGGCAAGACACAAGTGcacgtaaaaataaaatatagatgccAAGTGTCACTTCACAGAAAGGTCATGATTCATAGATTAGATAATTCGTGTGTCAGGGGCTTGGTGGAGTGCCTTGTCATTTGGGTAGTGCTCAGGAAGGCACTTATAGCAGCCACTGTTAATAGACAGTAGTCCTGTAGCACCGTTTGTACCGCAGGCATACAGTCCTACAATTCAAAGATTGTATTTTTGATGCTCTGCACTTTATCATTTTAACTGTTAATGTCTGCCTGGTAGAAGATTTAGGTGATGATTCATTATTGAATTCATTCAGCAGGCACTTTCCAAGGCCTGGCATGTAGGAGAATTTAGAGTGTAAAACGGGATTAAAGTCACAAAACTTAGGTCCTGCAGGACAGGAAGAAATAGATGGTCACAGTACAGGGCATTGATCTGCCCAAGATCTCACAAATACCTGAGAAAACTCAAATGTGGCCAGAGAATGCCAGGAGGCTCTTCATGAGGGGATCCTGGGACCCTGTGTAATCCTGACTCCCATTTCACCTGCGCCTGtgtaacccctgagccatttcattTCCACAGCTCTGTCTTTGAGGTAGAAAGAACCCTTCCTTACGGGAGCCAGctatctctgtgagcccctgggAAGAGGAGTGATGTCGCACCTGCACTGCCTACCTCACACATACATTGGTTTTTGTGATTTCAGTGTTGCCTTCCTTTACCAAGACCCCCATGGACCTCACCATCCGTGCTGGGGCCATGGCCCGCCTGGAGTGTGCTGCCGTGGGACACCCGGCCCCGCAGATAGCCTGGCAGAAGGATGGAGGTATAGACTTCCCAGCTGCCCGGGAGAGACGCATGCACGTGATGCCTGAGGATGACGTGTTCTTCATCGTGGACGTGAAGATTGAGGACATCGGGGTATACAGCTGCACGGCTCAAAACAGTGCGGGGAGCGTCTCTGCAAACGCAACCCTGACCGTGCTAGGTGAGGCAGTTTCTTAAGACTCCAAGGTCATCTTGAATGCCCCAACTCACTCAGagacaccaccccacacacaccaaatgcTAGAAGCTGCTGGCGGTAGGGGTGAAGAGTCAGAGAGCTCTGCCTTCAGAAAACTAAACAGCCTCTGGGTAGCTCTGAACCCAGGGACATAGGACACATTCATGTCTGTGGCCAGGGAGATGAATCTGCCCCCTTGACTCCAAGTACAATCTCTAGGGTTGTCCTTGTGCACAGGGATTATTCCCAACCATCGGTCACCTCGGTGTTGTAAAGACTGTGTAAGGAAGCACCTATAGGTAGATTGGGAAGACCTgttctcctgttccttctcccaggtctctggagaaTTTCAGGTCCTTCTTCTCACCTGTTTGTCAGATTGGGAAGATGTTCATGATTGATGTATCTTGGGTTGTAATAAGCCACCAAGATACATTATGCCAGATAATAGAAGCAGTTCCAAGATTTTCATACAGACCTTGGTGTCTGGCACGAGAAActtagttttaaaagaattaagtgtggggctggagagatggctctgtaggtaaGAGTGCGTGCTGTTGCGGACCActtggttccagcacccacactggacgGTTTACAGTGGCCTCTGACTCCAGCTCCACGGAGCCtgtcacctctggcctccacattccCAAACACAGACCcacatgcacatagtacacaaaGTAATAAAGGGAAATCTCTAAAAGCATCCGAGACaagttatttttttatacattttctagatttaaaaaatttgCTAACCTTGGCACCTCTGAGGGAGGTCGTGATAAAAATTAGTCGATTTGACCTGGTGCGAGTAGTGATGTGACCCAAGGTCGCTTTGTTTGGTGTCTGTTTAATACACTTGTCCGGCGAGCTGTAGGAGCATCCGATGTAAGTAAGTTCACCTGCTAGGTCTTACGTGGAACCCGCTCTTATTTAGGAAATTAAAACCTTGTGCTTTCAGAGACACCGTCGTTTTTGCGACCCCTGTTAGACAGAACTGTCACCAAGGGAGAAACAGCAGTCCTGCAGTGCATTGCTGGAGGGAGCCCGCCCCCTCGGCTGAACTGGACAAAAGATGACAGCCCTTTGGTGGTGACCGAGAGGCACTTTTTCGCAGCAGGCAATCAGCTGCTGATCATCGTGGACTCGGACGTCAGTGACGCGGGGAAATACACGTGCGAGATGTCCAATACCCTCGGTACTGAGAGAGGCAATGTTCGCCTCAGTGTGATCCCTACTCCGACCTGCGACTCCCCTCACATGACTGCCCCGTCGCTGGACGGTGACGGGTGGGCCACCGTGGGCGTGGTCATCATAGCCGTGGTTTGCTGTGTGGTGGGCACGTCCCTCGTATGGGTGGTCATTATATACCACACAAGGCGGAGGAACGAAGACTGCAGCATTACCAACACAGGTGTGTAAACACGGGCATGACTCAGAACGTAagtcgtgtgtgtgcgtgtgtgtgtgtgtgtgtgtgtgtgtgtgtgtgtgtgtggtttcataGACGTTCTCTTCTAGAACGCGTCTCCCAGTCTGAGTCCCTCTCAGGAGGTGGACTCATTCACTGCAAGCTGCAGGGATGTGGTCAGCTAAAAAAATGAAACCAGTCCGAAAGACTGAATTGCACAAAGGTGAATCCTTTTTATTAAATCCTCATCAGAATATCCTGGTGTCCGAGACAGAAAATCCAAGCAGAGTGAAATAGCCCTTCTCCAGGATGGGCTTAGGGAGGCAGGAGTCACCTGTGAGTCAGCTCATTCTCCAGCAGCCCTGCCCCAtgatctgtgtgcacatgtgtgcacgtgtgcacgcggCATTTTGTATGTTATGAGGATAGACTGCTATTGATGAAACAGAGtggtcaaggccctgggtttgtggTTTTGAGTCGTTTCCTACTTAACATGTCGTGTTGAAATTTGGGCAGGGCTGTATCTGCTGGGTAATGAAGTAAAAATTAACTAGGATAGTAGAGCTGAAAAGCCGTCACGGGCCATTCCTGGGTTTTCCGGAATAAATCTTCCCTGACCCATTGATGTTATAGAGACCAGAATGGCCTGTATTGTACTGCCCTCGCCAGCCATGGCAGGCACAACTGCTGATGAAATACTATTGTTCGGTTTACAGATGAGACCAACTTGCCCGCCGATATCCCTAGTTATTTATCATCTCAGGGGACATTAGCTGACAGGCAGGATGGGTACATCTCCTCGGAGAACGGAAGCCACCACCAGTTCGTCACTTCTTCGGGAGGTGGATTTTTCTTGCCACAACACGACAGTGCTGGTGAGTGTCTGAGATGTCTGCGATCACAGAAAGGGTCCTGGGTGACATAGTAATCTGCAGAAGGAATTGTTAACAGTGATGATGGCCTGGCCTGAGGTTACAAGCAAAGCtacaatccccccacccccatccccatgctCTCTGAGAGTGGacataaaagttttattaaagACTGGATGCTGTGGACGGACACACAGCAAGTGAATTTTCAGAGAAAGAGGACAACCTGCTCTGAGTAGGACTAGGGCCCTTTTATAGCTGCTCAGAGAGTAAATCTAAACAAGAAAGCGAAAGACTAACACAAGTAAGAAGCAGgacaaagaaactgaaggaagtaGTAGAAAATGGACAGACCTCCCATGCTCGGGGACTGGAAAAATCAATATTGAGGCAAATGGCTATACCAtcaggagcaatctacagattcgtgGCAATCCCCACAAAATTCCAATGCctgtggcctggagagatggctcagctgttaagagcacttactgctgcTCCGGAGGACTTTGGTTCGCTTCCCAGTGGCTCAGAACTGCCTCTAATTTCAGTTCCGGGGGGGGGGATCTGCTCTTTTAtgtttacacagacacacacacacacacacacacacacactcacattatCCTTTCTTAAATTCTTGaaaagcaccttttttttttttatggttaaaGAAGGTAGACAAATCGGTCAAATTTAGTTTCTCAGAGGACTGTCCTATTTCCTTTCCATCGTGATGTTCGTTGGTACTGAATGTCCTCAGTTGGCATCTCCTGCATGGTGTCCGAGGCCACTTAAAGACTACAGCAGCAAGCAGATGTCACCCCACTGTAGGTGCCTTATGTACCTGAGCCTAACAGCGGAGGAAGCGTGGTGTAGTCGCGTCTCCACCCATGCATTACTCCCTCCATGCACAGGGGGTTGCAACACTGCCCAGAGAGGTGGCTTAAAGGAACATACACATGCTTGGCACATGTCACCGACTCTGCTTTGACAAAGTGCTGCTGGCTTTTCTCAGCACCTTCTGTGTAGCACAGGCCTGTACTGAGTCTTTCTATTTGCTCTATGTTGGACTGTATGATTGGAAAGGAAGTGTGATTCCCCTCAGCTTTAGTTAGTCACTGGTGAGACAGATGCTCACAGGGCAGCTGGGGGTgggacgacagacagacagacagacaggcaggcagacagggagacCAACTATGCAGACGTGCTTGGCAAGACAGTAAGAGCAGATACATAGACAAGGTCCAAGCATGAAGAGTGTGAAGATTGGCAAAGAGCAGAGATCCAACCCCAGTCAGGTAGTGAGGCTAATTGAGAACACGTGAATAAAACCATTTAAGGGACAGGCGGTGCTATAGAAATGGCTCAGAGCAGCTCCAGGGCCTCCAAACATTGCTGAGCTACAGTGTGCTTCTCTCTGAGACCACAGAGCGTCCATCctttgttgccatggcaactcCAGTAAGCTCCTGTCTGTGGTCCCCCTTCTAGTCCTCCCACTCCTTACCGACTGTTGTTTCATTCTGTTGTTTGAGTGAACTACCCtgagatggttttgttttgtttttggctcttTGATGTAGGGCACTAAGAGCTGACTAACCAAATGTCAGTCCCTGGTTCTAGTCAGTTGTGACATTTTACAGGAAAGCAATAGTCCTGAGGATTTGAACCCTGGCTGTAGACACAGACCCATTTCCCTTAAAACTGGAATGGGGCTAGCCGCAAGGTTGACACACCTAACTCAATAGGGAATCGGGCCTCTGTCTGGATGCCTTGAACCGGTGGATCCTAACTCAAAGGACTTACAGTTCTGAACCAAGGGTAGCATCAGTAGGCTGTTGTGAGCCCAGATGCACAGGCCTCAGGAAGTTTGAAGAATTCCTGTGTTCGTGTGTGTCCACTTTCTCCTTCTTACCACATTCCAGCACAGTTTGCCTCTCTAAGTACAGGAAGTGCAGACTCAGAGAGACTGTTGACAACCGCTGGTTCAGTGACAGAGGCTTGTGTTTTAAAGGGACCTGCCATTTTGACGACAGCAGTGAAGCGGATGTGGAAGCGGCCCCTGATCCATTTCTCTGCCCATTTGTGAGCTCCTCAGGCCCTGTGTATCTGAAGGGGAATCTGTACGGCCCAGATCCATTTGAAGTGTATCTTCCAGGTATGGTTTACCTTGCTTGAACACAGCTGTTTCTCGGAAAGGCTTCTCGGCATGCTAACTCcgtctctttttttgttgtggATCCCAACTTGAAAAGGTTGCAGTTCTGACCCGAGGATCGCTTTAATGGACCACTGTGAGTCGAGCTACACGAAGAAGGACTGCTTCTCATGTGCTCATCCCTCAGAGGAACCCTGTGAACGGAGCCTCAAGAGCATCCCGTGGCCACATTCTAGAAAGCTCATGAACTCCGCGTTCCAGAACGAGGGACCTGCGGTTCAGACTCTGCGTCTAAACAAGTCATCCGTGGATTTTAGTACAAGTCCGGAACCAGGATTGGCTACCTCAAGTAACTCTTTCATGGGTACGTTTATCGAGCTGGGAATTAACTCACTTCTCTGACTCAAACTCAGAGCGTTGGTCAATGGCTTCATTCCTCCCGATGCCACTGTGAGATCCCGTGAGCTATAAATCCTCCGAGTCTCTGAAGTGCCCTGGGGTGGGAATTGTGTGTGGTTATGTATTTCATCTGTACCTGAGCCTGGGAGCTTTCTGGATCATACTGTGTGTGGCATGGAGGAGACAAGACTTTGGAGAATGACTTAGGAGCTGAGCTTGTCAGCCCTGTGGAAAAAGTGGTTTTGGGTCCCGGCAGCCTGAGGGGTGGAGCCGTATACTCTGCATGGTTGTGGTTTCATATGTCTCGTGGCTTCTGACTGAACTCACAGTGCAGGCCGGGGAAAGCAACATCCTACCTAGCTTAGCTTCGGACAAGCAGGACGACCTTCAGCCGAGAGAGAAGGTCTGCGGTGCCTGTTGTGCAAGCCAGCACATCCAGACAGCAGCCAGCACCGTGGGTAGGGTGTGAATTTTTTGGTCTCATGTGTGGCAACCGTTGTGGGGAAGAACAGAGAGCTGATGCTCTTTTTATGGAGTGAAGCCATCAGGGAAAAACAAGCCTCAACCTGCCGTGGTGTGTTCTCgtgttcttggtttgtttttaaaggagaatTCCAGACCATTCTACTTGAGTGTTTACCCTTTGTCCCAGTATGATTATTTATGTACCTCCctgaaggggaagaaaatgaagtatgTTTTGTAGATCTAGGGAAGGAATTTGAGTTAACTGGATGATGTTTTGCTGTAGTTGAAAGGGCGGGGCCAGAGTCTTGAGAGAGCGCCAATTGGATTCAGGCAGTACTGCTTCTTACTATGAGGTCCTCCTTCATGGAGAATCATGGGCTCACAATTCCTCAAGCAAGGGCTGTTCAGGGGCATTTTTCTGTCGACAGACTTCAGGAACTTCATTGTTGAGTGATTGACGTTCCTAGGGATCAtgagaaagatgaaaatggaagcatttatttgatagttttaaaaacatgggTGTGCAGCTGAGCTGTGCTGTATTCTGTAAATAATCCCTTCACTGGGAGGACTTCACTGCATGGGGACTTATAGGGAAGCTTATTGTGTTAAAGGGAACATGCTTGTCCCTCTCAGGGTTCATTTCTCTGCTAGCAGAAGGACCCATGTGCTCATGGGGTCTCTTTTCTTTCAGGAACCTTCGGAAAACCTCTGAGGAGACCGCAACTGGATGCCTTGTCGAGCTTCGCACAACCACCAGACTGTCAGCCAAGGCCCTGTCACGGGAAATCACTTTCCCCACCAGAGCTGGACTCTGAgtcagaagatgaaaaagaaaggacagatttTCGGGAAGAAAATCACAGGTGTACTTATCAACAGATATTGCACACTTACAGGACTCCAGACCGACAGCCTTGTGATTCGGACACATAGACTGGAGGGGACCAAGGAAAAGTTTCCACATACTACCTCAGCTGGGCTTCTATTTAAAAGACACAGAATCCTATGTTTTTAAACAGACttacaaagtttaaaaagaagaaaaaaagatgctTTATTTATATAGATGAACCAAAATtacaaaaacattataaaaattttataccGGGAATaactttcatataaaaaaaatgcatccttaaaagtattttataactttgttttatatgaaaatatcttaTGTAA
This window harbors:
- the Lrig3 gene encoding leucine-rich repeats and immunoglobulin-like domains protein 3, giving the protein MGAPGLRAAAAALGLLLCAGLGRAGPAGSGGHGAPGQLSDEATRRPCPAACHCLGDLLDCSRRRLIRLPDPLPSWVTRLDLSHNRLSFIQASSLSHLQSLQEVKLNNNELETIPNLGPVSANIRQLSLAGNAIDKILPEQLEAFQSLETLDLSNNNISELRTAFPPLQLKYLYINSNRVTSMEPGYFDNLGSTLLVLKLNRNRISAIPPKMFKLPQLQHLELNRNKIKNVDGLTFQGLGALKSLKMQRNGVTKLMDGAFWGLSNMEILQLDHNNLTEITKGWLYGLLMLRELHLSQNAINRISPDAWEFCQKLSELDLTFNHLSRLDDSSFLGLSLLNALHIGNNKVSYIADCAFRGLSSLKTLDLRNNEISWTIEDMNGAFSGLDKLRQLILQGNRIRSITKKAFAGLDTLEHLDLSGNAIMSLQSNAFSQMKKLQQLHLNTSSLLCDCQLKWLPQWVAENNFQSFVNASCAHPQPLKGRSIFTVSPDGFVCDDFPKPQITVQPETQSAIKGSDVSFTCSAASSSDSPMTFAWKKDNEALQDAEMENYAHLRAQGGELMEYTTILRLRNVEFASEGKYQCVISNHFGSSYSVKARLTINMLPSFTKTPMDLTIRAGAMARLECAAVGHPAPQIAWQKDGGIDFPAARERRMHVMPEDDVFFIVDVKIEDIGVYSCTAQNSAGSVSANATLTVLETPSFLRPLLDRTVTKGETAVLQCIAGGSPPPRLNWTKDDSPLVVTERHFFAAGNQLLIIVDSDVSDAGKYTCEMSNTLGTERGNVRLSVIPTPTCDSPHMTAPSLDGDGWATVGVVIIAVVCCVVGTSLVWVVIIYHTRRRNEDCSITNTDETNLPADIPSYLSSQGTLADRQDGYISSENGSHHQFVTSSGGGFFLPQHDSAGTCHFDDSSEADVEAAPDPFLCPFVSSSGPVYLKGNLYGPDPFEVYLPGCSSDPRIALMDHCESSYTKKDCFSCAHPSEEPCERSLKSIPWPHSRKLMNSAFQNEGPAVQTLRLNKSSVDFSTSPEPGLATSSNSFMGTFGKPLRRPQLDALSSFAQPPDCQPRPCHGKSLSPPELDSESEDEKERTDFREENHRCTYQQILHTYRTPDRQPCDSDT